One Ostrea edulis chromosome 2, xbOstEdul1.1, whole genome shotgun sequence genomic region harbors:
- the LOC125678841 gene encoding uncharacterized protein LOC125678841, translating into MVTTKHCCYGVCVNDSRYPKRDVWFIGFGNGFPKPTKDREKCLRWVNNCGRRDFTINNVNKDTYICNQHFVGGNGPTDKNPDPIKFGLTVTRPKKRKAPIGRGLSQEKKKKSNTTYTEEVKSENDKIAQILLEYLGSQSQERTTKTTCETPSTVHEVHEDHTLNMPVKPVLVDKGTQTVQKLISENVSLAIKNKLLQKEIENLKSQLHLIQVEKGC; encoded by the exons ATGGTAACAACAAAGCATTGTTGTTACGGTGTATGTGTCAACGACTCGCGCTATCCAAAGCGTGATGTGTGGTTCATTGGATTCGGCAATGGATTTCCGAAACCGACAAAGGACAGAGAAAAGTGTTTACGTTGGGTTAACAACTGTGGACGTCGAGATTTCACCATAAATAATGTTAACAAGGACACTTACATATGCAACCAGCATTTTGTAGGTGGAAATGGACCAACAGACAAGAATCCCGACCCGATTAAATTCGGATTAACA gTTACACGTCCCAAAAAAAGAAAGGCTCCCATTGGCAGAGGATTATCacaagaaaagaagaaaaaatccaaCACCACATATACTGAAGAAGTGAaatcagaaaatgacaaaatagCACAAATTCTTCTGGAGTATTTGGGTTCCCAAAGCCAAGAACGCACTACTAAAACAACTTGTGAAACTCCGTCTACTGTTCATGAAGTTCATGAAGATCATACTTTGAACATGCCTGTTAAACCAGTTCTAGTAGATAAAGGCACTCAAACTGTGCAAAAACTCATCTCTGAAAATGTGTCCTTAGCAATAAAGAATAAACTATTACAAAAAGAGATAGAAAATTTGAAGAGTCAGTTACACTTGATTCAAGTTGAAAAAGGTTGTTAA